The Engraulis encrasicolus isolate BLACKSEA-1 unplaced genomic scaffold, IST_EnEncr_1.0 scaffold_31_np1212, whole genome shotgun sequence DNA segment tcattcgtccctcatgcaggggtctatgtaatgaaaaaaataataaaacaaaataggagcagagataagaatttaagagtactgtgaaattgttaacacatagacaaaaagggtctaagagggtaggctatgccttttccccacacacacacacaggcgtacacattctacatgaggggtgctggtcacagggccagtttttcaaaattcctcccattgaaagggctgaacaacatattacacatttatgtctatattcacattcatttctatatacagctcaatgtctcctctgccgtgtcaatgaaggcctgtcacctaactcattacaactgtaaaacaaagcctggggagtgttactCATCTAGTAAACTAGTAactagtaaactcatcccaactgtcccttctctgaaggtttttttttattgctcccaaacccaagttaactacaacaacttgactaggcttttgatccctctgtctttcaagcacttgtagttttctctataggatgtatttactccaggaggaaaatgcgaaggaaatcgtaattcaaatcgtttttaaaaaaaacggaaatcgtaaaaaaaaaaaaaaaaggtaaaaaaaaaaaattttttttttttcttttttacattttcggaaactatggcggccaaatttaaactatggcgggccgccatagtttcctcaatgtatgggaaacactgcatgcaaaagcctgtaaatggcgcttttgactatgaatggtctgccacattttaatggttctcgcgccaaatgcgccaaactgtgcacgttaagtatgcagagcccttagcacacacgcgtgcatacacacacacacgcacacgcacacacacacacacacacacacacacacacacacacacgcacacgcacacacacctggatgTCTTATACAGCAGGTATACAGCAGCACTGTGTTGCAAGTcattgtaactgtgtgtgtgtgtgtgtgtagatcttgACAGATGAGGCTGGTGAGGATCCCGAGTGTCACGCTGTGAAGCTGCTGGAGGTCATTATACTGCAGTGCAAAGGACGCGGCATCGACCAGGTAACCTAGCAACCAACACCCCCCCTAGCAACCAACACGCATTCCTAGCAACCAACACGCACCCCTAGCAACCAACACGCACCCCTAGCAACCAACACGCACCCCTAGCAACCAACACGCATTCCTAGCAACCAACACGCATTCctagcaaccaacacacacacccctagcaaccaacacacacccctagcaaccaacacacacccctagcaaccaacacacacccctagcaaccaacacacacccctagcaaccaacacacacacacacaccactagcaaACAACATGCACCCCTAgcaaccaacaccccccccctagCAACCAACACGCACCCCTAGCAACCAACACACACCCCTTCctagcaaccaacacacacacacccctagcaaccaacacacacacacaccactagcaacCAACATGCACTCCTAACAACCAACACGCACCCCTAGCAACCACCCCTAgcaaccaacacagacacacacccctagCAACCATCAAATCATCCCCctagcaaccaacacacacacccttagcaaCCAACAAATCATCCCCctagcaaccaacacacacacccctagcaaccaacacacacacccctagcaaCCAACACACACCCCTAGCAACCAACAAATCATCCCCctagcaaccaacacacacacacccctagcaaccaacacacacacacccctagcaaccaacacacacacacccctagcaaccaacacacacacacccctagcaaccaacacacacacacccctagcaaccaacacacacacacccctagcaaccaacacacacccctagcaaccaacacacacacccctagcaaccaacacacacacacacacccctagcaaccaacacacacacacacacccctagcaaCCAACATTTTATCTCCCtagaaaccaacacacacacacccctagcaaccaacacacacacccctagcaaccaacacacacacacccctagcaaCCAACACACAGGTTGTTAATGGGTGTGTGAGGTcgttaatgggtgtgtgtgtgtgtgtgtgtgtgtgtgtgtgtgtgtgttaatgtgggtGAGTGTATGTCTGTCTCCAGGTGGTTCCTCGGTTTGTGGAgtctgcattagtgtgtgtgtgtgtgtgtgtgtgtgaggtcgttaatgggtgtgtgtgtgtgtttgaggttgttaatgtgtgtgtgaggttgttaACCCCTTCCCCTGCGGGCGGGTCGGTCCCGACCCAAAGACAGCCCCTCCCCTCACAACGTTACATTGTGCAATCATTTATAGACCACAAGTTGTAATAAACATATCAAACAAtgcatatcattggaaagcttagacccttTAGAATGCATTTAGCACCATATTAGACAGATTCAAACACCGTATATGTGCTAAATCATCAATTTATGTCATAATGTCATGTTTCAAAATTCACCCCTTCAACACCCCCGTTTTCAGTGCCTCGCTACCTTTCTGTCGGcaataaacatcaaaaacatggATGAATCCTTTCATGGCTGGTACCAAAATGTCCGTGAGATTCCAAAGAATCCGAATATAGGTCGCTTTGTGGTGGTATTTCAACCACACTTGATGTAATTCcactaaaacaaaacattttctttttgaAATAATCGGactacaaactttttttttgtcaacaaCGGGCTGTACTCTCTCTCTTCCGCGGTGGAGCCTGCATTGGCGGTATCCCACGTGGTCCTTAGACTGTGTGGGTTAAAACAAGCCAATCCACGAGTCGGGGGGAGGTTCCTACCCAGAGCTACACCGCTGAGAAACCAACTAGgtgcttctgttttttttgtgacaCCCTTGCTTTGATTGACTGTAGCTTCGCCGAATCAGAAGCTAGAAAGAAGACGACAGCACGTGCTTGTAACTGGGAAACACAGCTTTCCAACGCACTATGGCAAGCCAGCCCATCCCCCACAGAGGCGGAGACAAGCGGCTGCGTACCGTGAGTGCACTCTCATTCGCTCAGCGTGCGTAAAGAGATTACTTTAGAGAAGCCGGCGCGAGCAGTACAAACTCACTTCCAGACGCTTCCCAgttagttttttgtttattttgatttattTCAAAATGCCAAAACGACAAAAGAAGTCCAAACACATGGAAACAGAACCTGAAGAAGCAGCTGGGCCGTCAGCAATGTCTGTATCGCTTCAAGAGGAGGGGGAAACAAACCCGGATATCATTGAAAGTGAGGACAGCGAAAATTCCGAAGCATTCCAGGACTTTCTGGAAGGCAGGGATCGCAATTTCGAAAGGTAAGCATTGTATATTTATACCAGGAGTCCAGTAATGTTCTTTATTTCAtggcattgttttttttatcataaaaTATCGTTTGCATGTTACAATCTGAACATTACCAAGCCCATTTGAAAGGTAGTCTTTATGTTGTGCTCTTCCTGATGTAAAAATGCATAATGTTGGTGCCCTAAAGTTAGATAGTTTGGAAGAAGAATGGGGAAAGCTGTATTGGGTAGGGACTACGTTATATTATGTATctagtgtgtgttggggggattgTATTGGTTACAGGCACTACTCCAGATTATTTATCTGGTGCCTGTGTGTATTGCTGTCCTAATGGGGAAAGTTGTATTGGGTAGGCACTACTACATTATgtatctggagtgtgtgtgtgggggggggattgtATTGGGTACAGGCACTACTCCAGACTATttctctggtgtgtgtttgtgtgtgggtgtgtgtgtggtgggggtggggtgtggggaatGGACAACAACTGGGAGTACATGCACTGAAGTAGTGTTGGGGGTTGGGGTAAAACACCTTGAATGTGTGATACTGGGAGAGGTCTCACAAAGCAACAAGTGAGAACAGTGGGGTCTGTGAGAAAGACAAGCCAGGGGAAATGAGCCTGTTGCAATGACATGAGACAATTTAGATGTAAATACAGTCAAGAGTGAATGCATATTATTGACACTGTGTATTACATGTTTTTCATTGTTTATTTTTTCTCTGTGTTGTTTTAGTGACAGTGATGAGGAATGGCAGCCCAAGGTCTCCAGGGGGAGAAAAAGAAGCCGGGAGGGAGGAGATGgtgacgaagaggaagaggaaaatgcTGGACCTTCACAAAAGAGGGTAGCAGCCAGAGCCCGAGGGAGAGGCAGCGCCAGAggccgagggagagggagaggccaaGGCCAAGCGTCAGCAGATGCTGAGGAGGATGCCAGGCCTTGGCTGGATGAGAATACAGAGGACCACTTGCCAACTCAGCCCACCTTTCGTCCAGCACGGACACCTGGCCCACTGCTCATCCAAGGAGCAGTATATACCACACTACAGCTCTTCAGACTGTTTTTCACAGACACTCTACTGCGCACCTTGTTACAAAACACAAATAAGTTTGGGTCCCAACATCACGGTAACAAATGGAGTGACATTAGCATTCCGGACATTTTTTCCTACCTGGCCGTTTATATGGGAATGATACCATTGCCTGCAATTACGGACTACTGGAGACGTGACGAATTGTACAACATACCCTTTCCAAAAATCAGTGATATCTGGAAAGAAATTTCAACTAATAGGCACAGCCATACACAGTTTGCACAAGTAAAATTGTTTGCACATATCACAATAAAACTTCAAATATGCTCTATAATACTTTGGTTGCCTTTTTTTTCCTGGACGAAgtgtaaaaaaatgcaatttctgTACAGTGATGCCTCTGTGATGCCATCCTAAAGCCATTTCCAACCAAGCAAGGGCACTATAATACACCTCAAAGGGTAAGCTTTCATTTGTGATCAAGATCATGCTTCTAGCACAAAGGGTTCTTGTTCAGTAAGACTTTATTTGGAGGGTGCGTTTTGGCTATCCAAAAGGCACCTTTGGAGTCTCCAAATGGTACTCTTTGGACACTTGGAaaaaacgcatgtgcatatccacacatcTTTGACTTAGGAAAGGTCATACATAGCTGTATGAAGTTCTCCTGTGACATTGAGCTTCAGTGGACCTGGGAGTAAGTCCCAAATGTGTTTCTAgggccaaatgtatcagctagCTTGCTGAAATGTGGTAATTTCCTGGGATTTTCATAACCGCTTTTCAGAAAAAAGTTGTtccaacccctgtaagtccttggcagtacatcacaaaataTTTCTGTGGATTCAGTGGAGTCTCTGCTTTCAAATGACACCAGCCACTTCAAATTTGGAcaaagtatgcaggcacaggaaccatttaagtaaACGTTGTGCAAAATCTCAAAAATACCCCCTAAGGTTAaggggttaatgtgtgtgtgtgtgtgtgtgtctgcaggtggtTCCTCTGTTTGTGGCGTCTGCGTTGGAGCGTCTGACGCGTGAGGTGAAGACCAGCGAACTGAGAACCATGTGCTTACAGGTAACAATACAGTTACCCCCCCTCTTcagttaccccccacccccctcttcagttacccccccacccccctcttcagTTACCCCCCCTGTATATATACGTctgtatatatagtgtgtgtgtgtatatataatgtctgtgtgtgtgtgtgtgtgtgtatcagggctttttcgc contains these protein-coding regions:
- the LOC134443428 gene encoding uncharacterized protein LOC134443428, coding for MPKRQKKSKHMETEPEEAAGPSAMSVSLQEEGETNPDIIESEDSENSEAFQDFLEGRDRNFESDSDEEWQPKVSRGRKRSREGGDGDEEEEENAGPSQKRVAARARGRGSARGRGRGRGQGQASADAEEDARPWLDENTEDHLPTQPTFRPARTPGPLLIQGAVYTTLQLFRLFFTDTLLRTLLQNTNKFGSQHHGNKWSDISIPDIFSYLAVYMGMIPLPAITDYWRRDELYNIPFPKISDIWKEISTNRHSHTQFAQVKLFAHITIKLQICSIILWLPFFSWTKCKKMQFLYSDASVMPS